A region from the Toxotes jaculatrix isolate fToxJac2 chromosome 2, fToxJac2.pri, whole genome shotgun sequence genome encodes:
- the epha2b gene encoding ephrin type-A receptor 2 isoform X3 translates to MDFFGGVRSLLFSYVLINGILITIQTKEEVLLDMRATGGELGWLTWPLDQGEKPGWEVVQRTLNGSQLYTYSVCNVGEREQDNWLRTTFIQRRPSASRVFVEIQFIVRDCNSFDGASLTCKETFNLFTSESDADVGTTFRKGQFKKVATIAPDEITSKNELRINTETRVVENLSRKGFYLAFQDIGACVALLSVRVYYKTCPATVKSLASFPETVAGGENQALREVNGVCVNNAVSEELPRIYCTVDGEWVVPVGQCQCKPGYEEVKDVCQECQPGFFKAAASSDKCMPCPANTQGLDSGALFCPCMDGFFRAQTDPLKGPCSGLPSAPQDLMATTTQLSAGKLLLSWSPPEDTGGRTDITYSVECQRCEGIVCQPCGEKIRYEPASVGLTATKVSVSELDAHLNYTFTVEAHSGVSQFASQALPRATRPRSTSTLTTSLHYTDPPKITAMRLVERTPTSLSLSWDVSPRPWVQNRPVRYELTYRKKDDNLDVTTYIVLIRNKTSVHISDLVPGTAYLFRVQALNSDSTPGGSSVEEQFETSSEAGITQNNTAVIFSAAIGGAVMLFIVVVVLFIRRRKRNPHTRQGPEDTYFSSSEQLKPLKTYVDPHTYEDPNIAVLKFATEIHPSHITKQKVIGAGEFGEVYRGILKVPGRKEVAVAIKTLKPGYTEKQRQDFLSEASIMGQFSHQNIIRLEGVVTKFKHAMIVTEYMENGALDRYLRDHDGEFSSFQLVGMLRGIAAGMKYLSDMSYVHRDLAARNILVNNTLECKVSDFGLSRVLEDDPEGTYTTSGGKIPIRWTAPEAIAYRKFTSASDVWSFGIVMWEVMAFGERPYWDMSNHEVMKAINEAFRLPAPMDCPSAVYQLMLQCWLQDRSKRPRFGDIVSLLDKLLRSPDSLKTIADFDPRVSIRLPSTSGSDGSPFRSVSEWLESIKMSQYSENFTCAGIVTMDQVLQMKNEDIKNIGVRLPGHLKRIAYSILGLKDQTSTLSVFAV, encoded by the exons ATGGATTTCTTTGGAGGAGTCAGatctttattattttcatatgtTCTCATTAACGGTATACTAATTACAATACAGACTAAAGAAG AGGTTCTTTTGGATATGAGGGCAACAGGAGGTGAACTGGGCTGGTTGACATGGCCCTTAGATCAGGGAGAGAAGCCTGGG TGGGAGGTTGTCCAGAGGACTCTGAATGGGTCTCAGCTCTATACCTACTCCGTCTGCAATGTTGGTGAACGTGAGCAGGACAACTGGCTGCGCACCACCTTCATCCAGCGGCGTCCGTCAGCTTCGCGGGTTTTTGTTGAAATCCAGTTTATTGTACGTGACTGCAACTCTTTTGACGGTGCCTCACTGACCTGCAAAGAAACCTTCAACCTCTTCACGTCTGAGTCGGATGCAGATGTGGGGACTACCTTCCGCAAGGGCCAGTTTAAGAAGGTGGCCACCATAGCTCCTGATGAGATCACCAGCAAAAACGAACTGCGCATCAACACAGAGACGCGAGTGGTGGAAAACCTGTCTCGAAAAGGCTTCTACTTGGCTTTTCAAGACATCGGAGCCTGTGTTGCACTTCTCTCTGTCAGGGTCTACTACAAAACTTGTCCGGCCACGGTGAAGAGTCTTGCATCGTTCCCTGAGACCGTGGCTGGAGGTGAAAACCAGGCTCTAAGGGAAGTGAACGGGGTGTGCGTGAATAACGCAGTCAGCGAGGAGCTGCCTCGCATCTACTGCACTGTGGATGGGGAGTGGGTGGTGCCAGTCGGACAGTGCCAGTGCAAACCAGGCTATGAGGAAGTCAAAGATGTGTGTCAAG aatGTCAGCCTGGCTTCTTCAAAGCTGCAGCATCCAGTGACAAGTGTATGCCGTGTCCTGCCAACACCCAGGGGCTGGACTCTGGGGCTTTGTTTTGTCCCTGCATGGATGGCTTCTTCCGGGCCCAGACTGATCCCCTTAAAGGACCCTGCTCAG GCCTCCCCTCCGCCCCGCAAGACCTCATGGCCACTACCACCCAGCTCTCCGCTGGaaaactcctcctctcctggaGCCCACCCGAAGACACCGGGGGTCGAACCGACATCACCTATAGTGTTGAATGCCAGCGCTGCGAAGGCATTGTCTGCCAGCCTTGTGGAGAGAAAATCCGCTATGAGCCAGCCAGTGTGGGCTTGACTGCCACTAAGGTGTCAGTGAGTGAGCTGGATGCTCACCTCAACTACACCTTCACTGTAGAGGCACATAGCGGCGTGTCGCAGTTTGCTAGTCAGGCATTACCTCGGGCTACTAGACCACGATCCACCAGCACTCTGACTACATCTCTGCACTACACAG ATCCCCCCAAGATTACTGCTATGCGACTGGTTGAGAGGACCCCCACCAGCTTGTCCCTTTCCTGGGATGTTTCCCCACGACCATGGGTCCAAAATCGGCCCGTCCGATATGAACTTACCTATCGCAAGAAG GATGATAACCTGGATGTGACTACCTACATAGTGCTTATACGCAACAAGACCTCTGTACACATCAGTGACCTCGTTCCGGGCACAGCCTACCTGTTCCGGGTGCAGGCCCTTAACAGCGACAGCACCCCTGGAGGCTCAAGCGTGGAGGAACAGTTTGAGACCTCCTCTGAAG CAGGCATCactcaaaacaacacagcagtcATCTTTAGTGCAGCAATTGGAGGAGCGGTCATGTTGTTCATCGTGGTCGTGGTTCTGTTCATACGCAGACG gaAGAGAAACCCTCACACCAGGCAAGGACCAGAGGACACCTACTTTTCCAGTTCAG aGCAACTAAAGCCTCTGAAGACCTATGTGGATCCACATACTTACGAGGACCCCAACATAGCTGTGCTTAAATTTGCCACTGAAATCCACCCCAGCCACATAACCAAACAGAAAGTCATTGGAGCTG gGGAGTTTGGCGAGGTGTACCGTGGTATTCTGAAGGTGCCAGGGAGAAAAGAGGTGGCGGTGGCTATCAAGACACTGAAGCCAGgctacacagagaaacagaggcaggaCTTTCTGAGTGAAGCCTCCATCATGGGCCAGTTCTCCCATCAGAACATCATTCGTCTGGAGGGTGTGGTCACCAAAT ttaAACATGCCATGATCGTGACTGAATACATGGAGAATGGAGCACTGGATAGGTACCTCAGG GACCATGATGGGGAGTTTTCCTCCTTCCAGCTGGTGGGCATGCTGCGTGGCATTGCTGCGGGCATGAAGTACCTCTCTGACATGAGCTACGTCCACCGTGACCTGGCTGCCCGCAACATCCTTGTCAACAACACCCTGGAGTGTAAAGTGTCAGACTTCGGCCTGTCCCGGGTGCTGGAGGACGATCCTGAGGGGACGTACACCACAAGT GGAGGTAAGATCCCCATTCGCTGGACAGCTCCAGAGGCAATAGCATACAGGAAGTTCACCTCAGCCAGTGATGTGTGGAGCTTTGGCATCGTCATGTGGGAGGTCATGGCTTTTGGTGAAAGGCCTTACTGGGACATGAGTAACCACGAG GTGATGAAGGCTATCAACGAGGCGTTTAGGCTGCCGGCGCCAATGGACTGCCCCTCGGCTGTGTATCAGCTGATGCTGCAGTGTTGGCTTCAGGATCGCTCCAAGAGGCCACGTTTCGGAGACATTGTCAGCCTGCTGGACAAGCTGCTGCGGAGCCCAGACTCCCTGAAGACCATTGCAGACTTTGACCCACG CGTATCCATCCGCCTGCCCAGCACCAGCGGCTCGGACGGTTCCCCATTCAGGTCTGTGTCTGAGTGGCTAGAGTCCATCAAGATGAGCCAGTACAGTGAGAACTTCACCTGCGCTGGGATCGTCACCATGGACCAGGTCCTTCAGATGAAGAACGA GGATATTAAGAACATCGGTGTGAGGCTCCCTGGCCATTTGAAAAGAATTGCCTACAGCATCTTGGGTTTAAAGGACCAGACTAGCACCctgagtgtgtttgcagtgtga
- the epha2b gene encoding ephrin type-A receptor 2 isoform X1, which produces MDFFGGVRSLLFSYVLINGILITIQTKEEVLLDMRATGGELGWLTWPLDQGEKPGWEVVQRTLNGSQLYTYSVCNVGEREQDNWLRTTFIQRRPSASRVFVEIQFIVRDCNSFDGASLTCKETFNLFTSESDADVGTTFRKGQFKKVATIAPDEITSKNELRINTETRVVENLSRKGFYLAFQDIGACVALLSVRVYYKTCPATVKSLASFPETVAGGENQALREVNGVCVNNAVSEELPRIYCTVDGEWVVPVGQCQCKPGYEEVKDVCQECQPGFFKAAASSDKCMPCPANTQGLDSGALFCPCMDGFFRAQTDPLKGPCSGLPSAPQDLMATTTQLSAGKLLLSWSPPEDTGGRTDITYSVECQRCEGIVCQPCGEKIRYEPASVGLTATKVSVSELDAHLNYTFTVEAHSGVSQFASQALPRATRPRSTSTLTTSLHYTDPPKITAMRLVERTPTSLSLSWDVSPRPWVQNRPVRYELTYRKKDDNLDVTTYIVLIRNKTSVHISDLVPGTAYLFRVQALNSDSTPGGSSVEEQFETSSEAGITQNNTAVIFSAAIGGAVMLFIVVVVLFIRRRKRNPHTRQGPEDTYFSSSEQLKPLKTYVDPHTYEDPNIAVLKFATEIHPSHITKQKVIGAGEFGEVYRGILKVPGRKEVAVAIKTLKPGYTEKQRQDFLSEASIMGQFSHQNIIRLEGVVTKCKDFFKHAMIVTEYMENGALDRYLRDHDGEFSSFQLVGMLRGIAAGMKYLSDMSYVHRDLAARNILVNNTLECKVSDFGLSRVLEDDPEGTYTTSGGKIPIRWTAPEAIAYRKFTSASDVWSFGIVMWEVMAFGERPYWDMSNHEVMKAINEAFRLPAPMDCPSAVYQLMLQCWLQDRSKRPRFGDIVSLLDKLLRSPDSLKTIADFDPRVSIRLPSTSGSDGSPFRSVSEWLESIKMSQYSENFTCAGIVTMDQVLQMKNEDIKNIGVRLPGHLKRIAYSILGLKDQTSTLSVFAV; this is translated from the exons ATGGATTTCTTTGGAGGAGTCAGatctttattattttcatatgtTCTCATTAACGGTATACTAATTACAATACAGACTAAAGAAG AGGTTCTTTTGGATATGAGGGCAACAGGAGGTGAACTGGGCTGGTTGACATGGCCCTTAGATCAGGGAGAGAAGCCTGGG TGGGAGGTTGTCCAGAGGACTCTGAATGGGTCTCAGCTCTATACCTACTCCGTCTGCAATGTTGGTGAACGTGAGCAGGACAACTGGCTGCGCACCACCTTCATCCAGCGGCGTCCGTCAGCTTCGCGGGTTTTTGTTGAAATCCAGTTTATTGTACGTGACTGCAACTCTTTTGACGGTGCCTCACTGACCTGCAAAGAAACCTTCAACCTCTTCACGTCTGAGTCGGATGCAGATGTGGGGACTACCTTCCGCAAGGGCCAGTTTAAGAAGGTGGCCACCATAGCTCCTGATGAGATCACCAGCAAAAACGAACTGCGCATCAACACAGAGACGCGAGTGGTGGAAAACCTGTCTCGAAAAGGCTTCTACTTGGCTTTTCAAGACATCGGAGCCTGTGTTGCACTTCTCTCTGTCAGGGTCTACTACAAAACTTGTCCGGCCACGGTGAAGAGTCTTGCATCGTTCCCTGAGACCGTGGCTGGAGGTGAAAACCAGGCTCTAAGGGAAGTGAACGGGGTGTGCGTGAATAACGCAGTCAGCGAGGAGCTGCCTCGCATCTACTGCACTGTGGATGGGGAGTGGGTGGTGCCAGTCGGACAGTGCCAGTGCAAACCAGGCTATGAGGAAGTCAAAGATGTGTGTCAAG aatGTCAGCCTGGCTTCTTCAAAGCTGCAGCATCCAGTGACAAGTGTATGCCGTGTCCTGCCAACACCCAGGGGCTGGACTCTGGGGCTTTGTTTTGTCCCTGCATGGATGGCTTCTTCCGGGCCCAGACTGATCCCCTTAAAGGACCCTGCTCAG GCCTCCCCTCCGCCCCGCAAGACCTCATGGCCACTACCACCCAGCTCTCCGCTGGaaaactcctcctctcctggaGCCCACCCGAAGACACCGGGGGTCGAACCGACATCACCTATAGTGTTGAATGCCAGCGCTGCGAAGGCATTGTCTGCCAGCCTTGTGGAGAGAAAATCCGCTATGAGCCAGCCAGTGTGGGCTTGACTGCCACTAAGGTGTCAGTGAGTGAGCTGGATGCTCACCTCAACTACACCTTCACTGTAGAGGCACATAGCGGCGTGTCGCAGTTTGCTAGTCAGGCATTACCTCGGGCTACTAGACCACGATCCACCAGCACTCTGACTACATCTCTGCACTACACAG ATCCCCCCAAGATTACTGCTATGCGACTGGTTGAGAGGACCCCCACCAGCTTGTCCCTTTCCTGGGATGTTTCCCCACGACCATGGGTCCAAAATCGGCCCGTCCGATATGAACTTACCTATCGCAAGAAG GATGATAACCTGGATGTGACTACCTACATAGTGCTTATACGCAACAAGACCTCTGTACACATCAGTGACCTCGTTCCGGGCACAGCCTACCTGTTCCGGGTGCAGGCCCTTAACAGCGACAGCACCCCTGGAGGCTCAAGCGTGGAGGAACAGTTTGAGACCTCCTCTGAAG CAGGCATCactcaaaacaacacagcagtcATCTTTAGTGCAGCAATTGGAGGAGCGGTCATGTTGTTCATCGTGGTCGTGGTTCTGTTCATACGCAGACG gaAGAGAAACCCTCACACCAGGCAAGGACCAGAGGACACCTACTTTTCCAGTTCAG aGCAACTAAAGCCTCTGAAGACCTATGTGGATCCACATACTTACGAGGACCCCAACATAGCTGTGCTTAAATTTGCCACTGAAATCCACCCCAGCCACATAACCAAACAGAAAGTCATTGGAGCTG gGGAGTTTGGCGAGGTGTACCGTGGTATTCTGAAGGTGCCAGGGAGAAAAGAGGTGGCGGTGGCTATCAAGACACTGAAGCCAGgctacacagagaaacagaggcaggaCTTTCTGAGTGAAGCCTCCATCATGGGCCAGTTCTCCCATCAGAACATCATTCGTCTGGAGGGTGTGGTCACCAAATGTAAGGATTTCT ttaAACATGCCATGATCGTGACTGAATACATGGAGAATGGAGCACTGGATAGGTACCTCAGG GACCATGATGGGGAGTTTTCCTCCTTCCAGCTGGTGGGCATGCTGCGTGGCATTGCTGCGGGCATGAAGTACCTCTCTGACATGAGCTACGTCCACCGTGACCTGGCTGCCCGCAACATCCTTGTCAACAACACCCTGGAGTGTAAAGTGTCAGACTTCGGCCTGTCCCGGGTGCTGGAGGACGATCCTGAGGGGACGTACACCACAAGT GGAGGTAAGATCCCCATTCGCTGGACAGCTCCAGAGGCAATAGCATACAGGAAGTTCACCTCAGCCAGTGATGTGTGGAGCTTTGGCATCGTCATGTGGGAGGTCATGGCTTTTGGTGAAAGGCCTTACTGGGACATGAGTAACCACGAG GTGATGAAGGCTATCAACGAGGCGTTTAGGCTGCCGGCGCCAATGGACTGCCCCTCGGCTGTGTATCAGCTGATGCTGCAGTGTTGGCTTCAGGATCGCTCCAAGAGGCCACGTTTCGGAGACATTGTCAGCCTGCTGGACAAGCTGCTGCGGAGCCCAGACTCCCTGAAGACCATTGCAGACTTTGACCCACG CGTATCCATCCGCCTGCCCAGCACCAGCGGCTCGGACGGTTCCCCATTCAGGTCTGTGTCTGAGTGGCTAGAGTCCATCAAGATGAGCCAGTACAGTGAGAACTTCACCTGCGCTGGGATCGTCACCATGGACCAGGTCCTTCAGATGAAGAACGA GGATATTAAGAACATCGGTGTGAGGCTCCCTGGCCATTTGAAAAGAATTGCCTACAGCATCTTGGGTTTAAAGGACCAGACTAGCACCctgagtgtgtttgcagtgtga
- the epha2b gene encoding ephrin type-A receptor 2 isoform X4 — MDFFGGVRSLLFSYVLINGILITIQTKEEVLLDMRATGGELGWLTWPLDQGEKPGWEVVQRTLNGSQLYTYSVCNVGEREQDNWLRTTFIQRRPSASRVFVEIQFIVRDCNSFDGASLTCKETFNLFTSESDADVGTTFRKGQFKKVATIAPDEITSKNELRINTETRVVENLSRKGFYLAFQDIGACVALLSVRVYYKTCPATVKSLASFPETVAGGENQALREVNGVCVNNAVSEELPRIYCTVDGEWVVPVGQCQCKPGYEEVKDVCQECQPGFFKAAASSDKCMPCPANTQGLDSGALFCPCMDGFFRAQTDPLKGPCSGLPSAPQDLMATTTQLSAGKLLLSWSPPEDTGGRTDITYSVECQRCEGIVCQPCGEKIRYEPASVGLTATKVSVSELDAHLNYTFTVEAHSGVSQFASQALPRATRPRSTSTLTTSLHYTDPPKITAMRLVERTPTSLSLSWDVSPRPWVQNRPVRYELTYRKKDDNLDVTTYIVLIRNKTSVHISDLVPGTAYLFRVQALNSDSTPGGSSVEEQFETSSEGITQNNTAVIFSAAIGGAVMLFIVVVVLFIRRRKRNPHTRQGPEDTYFSSSEQLKPLKTYVDPHTYEDPNIAVLKFATEIHPSHITKQKVIGAGEFGEVYRGILKVPGRKEVAVAIKTLKPGYTEKQRQDFLSEASIMGQFSHQNIIRLEGVVTKFKHAMIVTEYMENGALDRYLRDHDGEFSSFQLVGMLRGIAAGMKYLSDMSYVHRDLAARNILVNNTLECKVSDFGLSRVLEDDPEGTYTTSGGKIPIRWTAPEAIAYRKFTSASDVWSFGIVMWEVMAFGERPYWDMSNHEVMKAINEAFRLPAPMDCPSAVYQLMLQCWLQDRSKRPRFGDIVSLLDKLLRSPDSLKTIADFDPRVSIRLPSTSGSDGSPFRSVSEWLESIKMSQYSENFTCAGIVTMDQVLQMKNEDIKNIGVRLPGHLKRIAYSILGLKDQTSTLSVFAV; from the exons ATGGATTTCTTTGGAGGAGTCAGatctttattattttcatatgtTCTCATTAACGGTATACTAATTACAATACAGACTAAAGAAG AGGTTCTTTTGGATATGAGGGCAACAGGAGGTGAACTGGGCTGGTTGACATGGCCCTTAGATCAGGGAGAGAAGCCTGGG TGGGAGGTTGTCCAGAGGACTCTGAATGGGTCTCAGCTCTATACCTACTCCGTCTGCAATGTTGGTGAACGTGAGCAGGACAACTGGCTGCGCACCACCTTCATCCAGCGGCGTCCGTCAGCTTCGCGGGTTTTTGTTGAAATCCAGTTTATTGTACGTGACTGCAACTCTTTTGACGGTGCCTCACTGACCTGCAAAGAAACCTTCAACCTCTTCACGTCTGAGTCGGATGCAGATGTGGGGACTACCTTCCGCAAGGGCCAGTTTAAGAAGGTGGCCACCATAGCTCCTGATGAGATCACCAGCAAAAACGAACTGCGCATCAACACAGAGACGCGAGTGGTGGAAAACCTGTCTCGAAAAGGCTTCTACTTGGCTTTTCAAGACATCGGAGCCTGTGTTGCACTTCTCTCTGTCAGGGTCTACTACAAAACTTGTCCGGCCACGGTGAAGAGTCTTGCATCGTTCCCTGAGACCGTGGCTGGAGGTGAAAACCAGGCTCTAAGGGAAGTGAACGGGGTGTGCGTGAATAACGCAGTCAGCGAGGAGCTGCCTCGCATCTACTGCACTGTGGATGGGGAGTGGGTGGTGCCAGTCGGACAGTGCCAGTGCAAACCAGGCTATGAGGAAGTCAAAGATGTGTGTCAAG aatGTCAGCCTGGCTTCTTCAAAGCTGCAGCATCCAGTGACAAGTGTATGCCGTGTCCTGCCAACACCCAGGGGCTGGACTCTGGGGCTTTGTTTTGTCCCTGCATGGATGGCTTCTTCCGGGCCCAGACTGATCCCCTTAAAGGACCCTGCTCAG GCCTCCCCTCCGCCCCGCAAGACCTCATGGCCACTACCACCCAGCTCTCCGCTGGaaaactcctcctctcctggaGCCCACCCGAAGACACCGGGGGTCGAACCGACATCACCTATAGTGTTGAATGCCAGCGCTGCGAAGGCATTGTCTGCCAGCCTTGTGGAGAGAAAATCCGCTATGAGCCAGCCAGTGTGGGCTTGACTGCCACTAAGGTGTCAGTGAGTGAGCTGGATGCTCACCTCAACTACACCTTCACTGTAGAGGCACATAGCGGCGTGTCGCAGTTTGCTAGTCAGGCATTACCTCGGGCTACTAGACCACGATCCACCAGCACTCTGACTACATCTCTGCACTACACAG ATCCCCCCAAGATTACTGCTATGCGACTGGTTGAGAGGACCCCCACCAGCTTGTCCCTTTCCTGGGATGTTTCCCCACGACCATGGGTCCAAAATCGGCCCGTCCGATATGAACTTACCTATCGCAAGAAG GATGATAACCTGGATGTGACTACCTACATAGTGCTTATACGCAACAAGACCTCTGTACACATCAGTGACCTCGTTCCGGGCACAGCCTACCTGTTCCGGGTGCAGGCCCTTAACAGCGACAGCACCCCTGGAGGCTCAAGCGTGGAGGAACAGTTTGAGACCTCCTCTGAAG GCATCactcaaaacaacacagcagtcATCTTTAGTGCAGCAATTGGAGGAGCGGTCATGTTGTTCATCGTGGTCGTGGTTCTGTTCATACGCAGACG gaAGAGAAACCCTCACACCAGGCAAGGACCAGAGGACACCTACTTTTCCAGTTCAG aGCAACTAAAGCCTCTGAAGACCTATGTGGATCCACATACTTACGAGGACCCCAACATAGCTGTGCTTAAATTTGCCACTGAAATCCACCCCAGCCACATAACCAAACAGAAAGTCATTGGAGCTG gGGAGTTTGGCGAGGTGTACCGTGGTATTCTGAAGGTGCCAGGGAGAAAAGAGGTGGCGGTGGCTATCAAGACACTGAAGCCAGgctacacagagaaacagaggcaggaCTTTCTGAGTGAAGCCTCCATCATGGGCCAGTTCTCCCATCAGAACATCATTCGTCTGGAGGGTGTGGTCACCAAAT ttaAACATGCCATGATCGTGACTGAATACATGGAGAATGGAGCACTGGATAGGTACCTCAGG GACCATGATGGGGAGTTTTCCTCCTTCCAGCTGGTGGGCATGCTGCGTGGCATTGCTGCGGGCATGAAGTACCTCTCTGACATGAGCTACGTCCACCGTGACCTGGCTGCCCGCAACATCCTTGTCAACAACACCCTGGAGTGTAAAGTGTCAGACTTCGGCCTGTCCCGGGTGCTGGAGGACGATCCTGAGGGGACGTACACCACAAGT GGAGGTAAGATCCCCATTCGCTGGACAGCTCCAGAGGCAATAGCATACAGGAAGTTCACCTCAGCCAGTGATGTGTGGAGCTTTGGCATCGTCATGTGGGAGGTCATGGCTTTTGGTGAAAGGCCTTACTGGGACATGAGTAACCACGAG GTGATGAAGGCTATCAACGAGGCGTTTAGGCTGCCGGCGCCAATGGACTGCCCCTCGGCTGTGTATCAGCTGATGCTGCAGTGTTGGCTTCAGGATCGCTCCAAGAGGCCACGTTTCGGAGACATTGTCAGCCTGCTGGACAAGCTGCTGCGGAGCCCAGACTCCCTGAAGACCATTGCAGACTTTGACCCACG CGTATCCATCCGCCTGCCCAGCACCAGCGGCTCGGACGGTTCCCCATTCAGGTCTGTGTCTGAGTGGCTAGAGTCCATCAAGATGAGCCAGTACAGTGAGAACTTCACCTGCGCTGGGATCGTCACCATGGACCAGGTCCTTCAGATGAAGAACGA GGATATTAAGAACATCGGTGTGAGGCTCCCTGGCCATTTGAAAAGAATTGCCTACAGCATCTTGGGTTTAAAGGACCAGACTAGCACCctgagtgtgtttgcagtgtga